One Mycolicibacterium fortuitum subsp. fortuitum genomic window carries:
- a CDS encoding FadR/GntR family transcriptional regulator, translating to MPLATTRRTGLVDQVIEQLRTLVTSGEWPVDTRIPTEAELVEALGVGRNTVREAIRALAHNGIFEVRQGDGTYVRATSEVSAALRRLCGSELRDVLQVRRCLEVEGARLAAVARTEDDLVALRAHLAHTDTTDHAQFTQSDTEFHLAVVRASHNPVLIEIYRGLLEAITASVATTSAGPGGMFPHDELVEAIADGDVERAGREAAGFLDELLERSTAQDC from the coding sequence GTGCCGCTCGCCACAACGCGTCGCACCGGCCTCGTCGACCAGGTGATCGAGCAGCTGCGCACCCTGGTCACCTCGGGCGAGTGGCCGGTCGACACCCGCATCCCCACCGAGGCGGAACTGGTCGAGGCACTCGGCGTCGGCCGCAACACCGTCCGCGAGGCCATCCGGGCGCTGGCGCACAACGGCATCTTCGAGGTCCGGCAGGGCGACGGCACCTACGTGCGGGCCACCAGCGAGGTATCGGCGGCGCTGCGCCGACTGTGCGGTTCCGAACTCCGTGACGTGCTGCAGGTCCGGCGCTGCCTCGAGGTGGAGGGCGCCCGCCTGGCCGCCGTCGCCCGCACCGAAGACGATCTCGTCGCCCTCCGCGCCCACCTGGCACACACCGACACCACCGACCACGCGCAGTTCACCCAGTCCGACACCGAGTTCCACCTCGCGGTGGTACGCGCGTCCCACAACCCGGTCCTCATCGAGATCTACCGCGGCCTGCTGGAGGCGATCACCGCCAGCGTCGCGACGACGAGCGCAGGCCCCGGCGGGATGTTCCCGCACGACGAGTTGGTCGAAGCGATCGCAGACGGCGATGTGGAACGCGCCGGGCGCGAGGCGGCCGGCTTTCTCGACGAACTCCTGGAGCGGTCGACCGCTCAGGACTGCTGA
- a CDS encoding TDT family transporter: MTTYPATYTAARPFHTALLAELDSAGSALRHITPNWFASVMGTGIVATAAATLPLQLPGLHGFATAVWVLAGAVLVVLTGAFAAHWVRHRERAKAYAAHHVMGQFYGAPAMALLTVGAGGLLLGPALIGQSAALALDVVLWTAGTVLGLIVALWLPFAMITREDHSDVEAVPAWMMPVVSPMVSASTGALLLSHLGPGQVGMALLVACYGMFGLSLLAGLITTTMVYSRLMHGGFSQVQAVPTVWIVLGVVGQSITAANLLAAHAGSVLTDTATVSALHAFGIVYGLVMGGFGAFVFCLATALTVHAARRGLSFSLTWWSFTFPVGTCVTGASALGAATGAAVISWLAVGLYALLLGAWVTVATNTVRGVRTGRLLRV; the protein is encoded by the coding sequence GTGACCACGTACCCGGCGACTTACACAGCGGCAAGACCGTTCCACACCGCGCTGCTGGCCGAACTCGACAGTGCCGGTTCAGCTTTGCGGCACATCACCCCGAACTGGTTCGCGTCGGTGATGGGCACCGGCATCGTCGCCACTGCCGCTGCCACGCTGCCGCTTCAACTACCGGGGCTGCACGGATTCGCCACGGCGGTATGGGTTCTGGCCGGCGCCGTGTTGGTGGTTCTCACGGGCGCGTTTGCGGCACACTGGGTCCGGCACCGGGAACGGGCGAAAGCCTATGCGGCGCATCACGTGATGGGGCAGTTCTACGGTGCTCCGGCGATGGCACTGCTGACCGTCGGCGCCGGAGGGCTGCTGCTGGGCCCGGCCCTCATCGGCCAGTCCGCGGCCCTGGCCCTCGACGTAGTGCTCTGGACGGCGGGTACGGTCCTGGGACTGATTGTCGCACTGTGGCTTCCGTTCGCGATGATCACCCGCGAGGACCACTCCGACGTGGAGGCGGTGCCGGCCTGGATGATGCCGGTGGTCTCGCCCATGGTGTCGGCTTCCACCGGCGCCCTGCTGCTGTCGCACCTGGGGCCGGGGCAAGTGGGAATGGCCTTGCTGGTGGCCTGCTATGGCATGTTCGGCTTGAGCCTGCTCGCCGGCCTGATCACCACCACCATGGTGTACTCGCGGCTCATGCACGGCGGCTTCAGCCAGGTGCAGGCGGTTCCCACGGTGTGGATCGTGTTGGGGGTGGTCGGCCAGTCGATCACCGCGGCAAATCTGTTGGCAGCCCATGCCGGATCGGTTCTCACCGATACGGCCACGGTGTCGGCGCTGCACGCGTTCGGCATCGTCTACGGATTGGTGATGGGCGGTTTCGGGGCCTTCGTGTTCTGCCTCGCAACTGCGCTCACCGTGCACGCGGCGCGGCGGGGGTTGTCGTTCAGCCTGACCTGGTGGAGCTTCACCTTCCCGGTGGGCACCTGCGTGACGGGTGCGTCCGCGTTGGGGGCGGCAACCGGCGCCGCCGTCATCTCCTGGCTCGCGGTCGGACTGTACGCGTTGCTGCTCGGCGCCTGGGTGACGGTGGCGACCAACA
- a CDS encoding CynX/NimT family MFS transporter, whose protein sequence is MNRSLRNESLNSYEHELELELDGAVEVRPAQMAAGGALLVVAVILTALNLRPAITSIGPVLGEMRESLGASAVWAGVLTTLPGLCFAAAGLTAPWLARRIGLGRAISVALVILSVGLVVRVLDGPYVVIGGTLVATGGIALVNVLIPVVIKGAFPAQVGLMTGVYTAALQGGGALGSAVTPPLEPLLGGWRGALGSWAVVALLALLFWLVGARGISAARTENASSGPAGRSLLRSPLAWTVTLFFGCQSFLAYVVMGWLPEVFIDSGISKTDAGLLLGLVSILAVPISLIVPPLAARQKNQSGWIVGLGVIGIIGTIGLLVDPGAAPLLWSFFIGIGMSVFSLALTVIALRARNAEDTARLSGMAQGFGYLLAGVGPFSFGLLHDMSAGWTAPFAMVLVIYLVQMVAGALAGRNRYV, encoded by the coding sequence GTGAATCGGTCCCTACGCAATGAATCGCTGAACAGTTACGAGCACGAACTGGAGCTCGAGCTCGACGGTGCCGTAGAGGTCCGTCCGGCTCAGATGGCAGCGGGCGGCGCGCTGCTGGTCGTCGCGGTCATCCTGACCGCACTCAACCTGCGGCCGGCGATCACCAGCATCGGACCGGTGCTCGGCGAGATGCGCGAATCCCTCGGGGCCTCGGCCGTGTGGGCCGGTGTGCTCACGACACTCCCCGGACTGTGCTTCGCGGCCGCCGGCCTGACCGCGCCCTGGCTGGCCCGCCGGATCGGGCTGGGCCGCGCGATCTCGGTCGCCCTGGTGATTCTGAGCGTCGGCCTGGTGGTCCGCGTGCTGGACGGGCCATATGTGGTGATCGGCGGAACGTTGGTGGCCACCGGAGGCATCGCGCTGGTCAACGTGCTGATCCCGGTGGTCATCAAAGGGGCGTTTCCGGCCCAGGTCGGTCTGATGACCGGTGTCTACACCGCCGCTCTGCAGGGCGGCGGGGCGCTGGGATCGGCGGTCACGCCGCCGCTGGAGCCCCTGCTCGGAGGCTGGCGTGGAGCGTTGGGCTCATGGGCCGTGGTGGCTCTGCTGGCGCTGCTGTTCTGGCTCGTGGGTGCCCGGGGAATCAGCGCGGCTCGAACCGAGAATGCGTCGTCGGGGCCCGCCGGTCGCTCGTTGCTGCGCAGTCCGCTGGCTTGGACCGTGACCCTGTTCTTCGGCTGCCAGTCCTTTCTGGCTTATGTCGTGATGGGCTGGTTGCCAGAGGTGTTCATCGACAGCGGGATCAGCAAGACCGACGCCGGATTGCTGCTCGGGTTGGTCTCCATCCTGGCCGTCCCGATCAGCCTGATCGTTCCGCCGTTGGCTGCCAGGCAGAAGAACCAGAGTGGCTGGATCGTCGGGCTGGGCGTCATCGGGATCATCGGCACCATCGGCCTCCTCGTCGATCCCGGTGCGGCGCCGCTGCTGTGGAGTTTCTTCATCGGTATCGGCATGAGTGTCTTCTCGTTGGCGCTCACGGTGATCGCGCTGCGCGCGCGCAATGCCGAGGACACGGCCCGCCTGTCCGGAATGGCACAGGGTTTCGGCTATCTGCTGGCCGGAGTCGGCCCGTTCTCGTTCGGTCTGCTCCACGACATGAGCGCCGGCTGGACGGCCCCGTTTGCGATGGTGCTGGTGATCTACCTGGTGCAGATGGTGGCCGGAGCGCTGGCCGGCCGCAATCGCTACGTGTGA